In Dama dama isolate Ldn47 chromosome 10, ASM3311817v1, whole genome shotgun sequence, the sequence ggacagaaacagtaaggacctaacagaaggagtagacattaagaagaggtggtaagaatacacagaagaattatacaaaaaaggtcttaatgatccagataaccatgatggtgtggtcactcacctagagccagacatcctcgagtgtgaagtcaagtgggccttaggaagcattactacaaataaagcttgtggaggtgacagaatttcagctgagctatttagaatcttaaaagctgatgctgttaaagtgctgtactcaatatgacagcaaatttggaaaactcagcagtggctacaggactggaaaaggtcagttttcattccaatgccaaagaaaggcaatcccaaagaatgttcacactaccacacaactgtggtcatttcatgtgctagcaaggttatgctgaaaatccttcaagctaggcttcagcttAGCTTTACCATCTGgtagctaagatggtaaagaatctgcctacaatgcaggagacccaggttcaatccctgggttgcaaagattccctggagaaggaactggcaacccacttcagaattcttgcttggagaattccatggacagagaagcctggcaggctacagtccatggggtcacaaagaattggacacaactgagtgaataagcaacagcaggcttcagcagtatgtgaaactTTCAGATGTATtaatacaagctgggtttagaaaagacagaggaaccagagatcgaattgccagcATTCATTAGATCATAGAgatagcaagagaattccagaaaaacatctttttcggcttcactgactatgctaaagcctttaactgtgtggatcacaacaaactatggaaaattcttaaagtgatgggagtaccaggccaccttacctgtctcctgagaaacctgtatgggggtcaagaagcaacagttagaatcggacatggaaaaacagactggtttcaaattgggaaaggagtatgtcaaggctatgtactgtcaccctgcttgtttaacttatatgcagagtacatcatgcgaaatgccaggctggatgaatcacaagttggaatcaagattgccgggagaaatatcaacaacctcagatatgcagataccactctcatggcagaaagtgaagaggaactaaacagtctcttaatgaggatgaaagaggagagtgaaaaagctggcttgaaactcaacattcaaaaaactaagatcatgccatctggacCAGAAGGCCATCACGTCATGGcagacagaaggggaaaaagtgaaagcagtgaagatttttattttcttgggtcccaAAATCACAGTGGacggtgactatagccatgaaattaaaagacgcttgctccttggaaggaaagttataacaaacctagatagtccatcaaaaagcagagacatcactttgccaacaaaggtccatatagtcaaagctatgctttttccagtagtcatgtatggttgtgagaaatGGACCCTAAGGAAggctggtgatggtggtttagtcactcacttgagtccaactcttgcctgccaggctcccctgttaatgggattctccaggcaagaatactggagtgggccggcAACATGGCGTGCCGGCCGAAGCGGCGTGCTTTGAGCCCCGTGTCCCCGGCTCTGGGTGATGAGGAAAAGGAGGATGAAGTGGAGGAGGTGGACGAAGACGACAGTGACGAAGAAGAGGATGAAGAGGACGAGGTCATCAATGAGGAAGTGAATATTGAATTTGAAGCTTATTCTATTTCAGATAACGATTATGACGGAATTAAGAAGTTACTACAGCAGCTTTTCCTAAAAGCCCCTGTGAACACTGCAGAACTCACAGATCTCTTAATTCAGCAGAACCATATCGGGAGTGTGATTAAGCAGACGGATGCTTCAGAAGACAGTGATGACGATGTGGATGAAGACGAGATTTTTGGTTTCATAAGTCTCTTAAATTTATCTGAAAGAAAGGGTACCCCATGCACTGAGCAAATTAAGGAGTTGATTCTGCGCCTCTGTGAGAAGAATTGTGAGAAGAGCGCGGTTGAGCAGCTGGACAGGCCTGTGGGCTTTCTGCTGAGCGAGAGGTTCATTAACGTCCCTCCACAGATCGCGCTGCCCATGCACCAGCAGCTCCAGAAAGAACTAGCAGAGGCACACAAAACTAACAAGCCATGTGGGAAGTATCACTTCTACCTTCTGATTAGCAAGACGTTTGTGGAAGCAGGAAAAAGCGGTTCCAAAAAGAGACGGAGCAGCCAAAACAAAGAGGAGTTAATGTTTGCAAATGTGGAAGAAGAATTCTTCTACGAGAAGGCAATCCTGAAGTTCAACTACTCAGTGCAGGAGGAGAGCGACACGTGTCTGGGAGGCCGATAGTCCTTTGATGATGTGCCAATGAAGCCCCTGCGAACTGTGATGTTAATTCCAGGCGACAAGATGAATGAAATCatggaaaaactgaaagaacATCTGTCTGTCTAACCCATCTCCCATGGACCGTGGTGGGCTTGCTTCTGCAGAGTTACCAGAAGACTTGGTGGAGGCTTACTGAAAAACTCATGACTTTATTCAGATGAAGGTCCTCTACAAATGTAGGGTTCTGTCACCCGTGTCTGCGACACATTTAcaaaatatctttgcttttttaaaatattggtcaAATTAAGAACGGTTGATTAAAAACTTTTCcagtaagaaggaaaaaaaaaaaaaaagaatactggagtgggtttgcatttacttctccaagggatcttcctgactcaggggtcaaaaccttggtctcccgcactgcaggcagattctctactgactaagccactagggaagcccaggaggctgaatgacaaagaactgatgcttttgaactgcggtgctagagaagactcattagagtcccttggactgcaaggaaatcaaaccagtcaattctaaatgaCATCACCctggaatattcactggaaggactgatgctgaagctgaagctccagtactttggccaccttatgtgaagagctgactcacttgaaaagacccagatgctgggaagattgaagaccAAAGCACAAGGGGGTGgtagaggctgagatggttagcTAGATGAATctgagcaactctgggagataatggagggcaggggaacctggagtgctgcagttcacgtaGTCAcgacgacttagcgactgaacaacagccaaaACACATGGACCTTATGCTAAGTATAAGCTGGTCATAAAATGAAACGTCTCGAACAGGCAAACCACACAGACTGAGGTTAGTGGTTGCCAAtggcaggagggaaggaggaacagGGAGTGTCTGCTAACTGGTTTGCGGTTTTGAGTTGAtagaaatgttctggaattagaggGGTGATGGATACACAGTACAGTGAATATACTGAAGATCACTTTGAAATGGTGAGTTTCATATCATATAAATTACAGGTCGACTCCTGAAGCTAGAACATCCAGAAATTACCCACCTGGGTGTGGATCCCTGCCCTCTTCGGTCATACCCTTGGGCGGAGCCAAGGGCTCTAAGAGGCAGGGCATGTCAGGCAGTCTTGCTCACCCCAGCACCCTCATCCTGGCACAGTCTGTGCAAAACGTGGAGAACATGATCCACACATGGCCGATCACGAGCTCCTGCCAACCACCATGTCCTCATGTCACATTTCCAAGTCCCCTggtctccttgggcttccctgatagctcagttggtaaagaatccgcctgcaatgtgggagacctgggttcgatccctgggttgggaagatcccctggagaagggaatggctacccattccagtatgctggcctggagaattccatgtactatacagtccatggggttgcaaagagtcggacgtgactgagcaactttcactttcgctgGTCTCCTCACTGGGCTTGGGCCACTCTGGCATCCTTGCTGCTCCTCAGATATGCCCAGCACTAAGCTTCTATAGGGCCTTTACATCTGCTACTCCCTGGGCTTTGAGCTTTCTCCCCCTAGGCAACCACAGAATCAACTTCTCACTTTGTGGAAGTCTCTGCACTACTGTCCGCCCCTTGGGGAAGTCTGTCCTATCTCAAAGAGCACCCACCCCTCCCGGCTGGTTTGCTTACCTGCTACCCCTTTCTCTATAGCACTTATCACTGCTTCATATCATAGTAAGGATGAACTCACCTGTGTTTTTTTTGCCCTACCAcctggcatatgggatcttagttccctgaccagggatggaacc encodes:
- the LOC133064045 gene encoding BRCA2 and CDKN1A-interacting protein-like, with translation MACRPKRRALSPVSPALGDEEKEDEVEEVDEDDSDEEEDEEDEVINEEVNIEFEAYSISDNDYDGIKKLLQQLFLKAPVNTAELTDLLIQQNHIGSVIKQTDASEDSDDDVDEDEIFGFISLLNLSERKGTPCTEQIKELILRLCEKNCEKSAVEQLDRPVGFLLSERFINVPPQIALPMHQQLQKELAEAHKTNKPCGKYHFYLLISKTFVEAGKSGSKKRRSSQNKEELMFANVEEEFFYEKAILKFNYSVQEESDTCLGGR